A window from Oncorhynchus mykiss isolate Arlee chromosome 9, USDA_OmykA_1.1, whole genome shotgun sequence encodes these proteins:
- the zgc:113363 gene encoding myoD family inhibitor domain-containing protein isoform X1, with translation MELLQQGRTGETVISQDRVKGQEVAKCPLDLPEYQTTQPQPQPLPNVFTQQPLSNGTAGEHKAELPGPPVRSARADGEDSDDSMTDLNTTDDASHLLPNSIPSNPYHLPRVELPSGVPVSSSPKTSPKTLINGASPSPVCTPPSASLDQRGWSPPQSPQSPACDRHHGYPIKKQHLPSTTRSQNSLKADATQIKEIAGDDCCVHCVLACLFCEVLSLCSVLAQCLACGEGCEVLCCCGEGAAGGLACGEDACSALLDCGILEDCCESSDCLEICLECCSICFPV, from the exons ATGGAGCTGCTGCAGcaggggaggacaggagagacagtcaTCAGTCAGGACAGGGTCAAGGGACAGGAGGTGGCCAAGTGTCCCCTGGACCTGCCAGAGTACCAGACCACACAGCCACAACCACAGCCACTACCCAATGTTTTTACCCAACAGCCACTGTCTAATGGGACAGCCGGGGAACACAAAG CAGAGCTCCCAGGGCCCCCTGTAAGGTCTGCCAGAGCTGATGGTGAAGATAGTGATGATTCTATGACAGATCTCAACACAACTGACGACGCGTCACATCTCCTACCAAACAGTATACCATCAAACCCCTACCATCTACCGAGAG TAGAGCTTCCCAGCGGGGTCCCTGTGTCGTCCAGTCCGAAAACTTCCCCCAAGACCCTGATCAACGGAGCCTCCCCCTCCCCCGTCTGTACCCCTCCATCTGCCTCTCTTGACCAGAGAGGATGGAGCCCACCTCAGTCCCCTCAGTCCCCAGCCTGTGACAGACACCATGGGTACCCTATTAAAAAACAACACCTGCCGTCCACCACAAGGAGCCAGAACTCATTGAAAGCTGACGCCACTCAGATAAAGGAAATAGCTGGAGATG ACTGCTGTGTACACTGTGTCCTGGCCTGTCTGTTCTGTGAGGTGCTGTCCCTGTGCTCAGTGCTGGCCCAGTGTCTGGCGTGCGGAGAGGGCTGTGAGGTGCTGTGTTGCTGTGGGGAGGGGGCTGCCGGCGGGTTGGCCTGTGGGGAGGACGCCTGCTCTGCCCTGTTGGATTGTGGGATACTAGAGGACTGCTGCGAGTCTTCCGACTGTCTGGAGATCTGTCTGGAGTGTTGTTCTATCTGCTTCCCTGTgtag
- the zgc:113363 gene encoding uncharacterized protein zgc:113363 isoform X3: MELLQQGRTGETVISQDRVKGQEVAKCPLDLPEYQTTQPQPQPLPNVFTQQPLSNGTAGEHKAELPGPPVRSARADGEDSDDSMTDLNTTDDASHLLPNSIPSNPYHLPRELPSGVPVSSSPKTSPKTLINGASPSPVCTPPSASLDQRGWSPPQSPQSPACDRHHGYPIKKQHLPSTTRSQNSLKADATQIKEIAGDDCCVHCVLACLFCEVLSLCSVLAQCLACGEGCEVLCCCGEGAAGGLACGEDACSALLDCGILEDCCESSDCLEICLECCSICFPV, encoded by the exons ATGGAGCTGCTGCAGcaggggaggacaggagagacagtcaTCAGTCAGGACAGGGTCAAGGGACAGGAGGTGGCCAAGTGTCCCCTGGACCTGCCAGAGTACCAGACCACACAGCCACAACCACAGCCACTACCCAATGTTTTTACCCAACAGCCACTGTCTAATGGGACAGCCGGGGAACACAAAG CAGAGCTCCCAGGGCCCCCTGTAAGGTCTGCCAGAGCTGATGGTGAAGATAGTGATGATTCTATGACAGATCTCAACACAACTGACGACGCGTCACATCTCCTACCAAACAGTATACCATCAAACCCCTACCATCTACCGAGAG AGCTTCCCAGCGGGGTCCCTGTGTCGTCCAGTCCGAAAACTTCCCCCAAGACCCTGATCAACGGAGCCTCCCCCTCCCCCGTCTGTACCCCTCCATCTGCCTCTCTTGACCAGAGAGGATGGAGCCCACCTCAGTCCCCTCAGTCCCCAGCCTGTGACAGACACCATGGGTACCCTATTAAAAAACAACACCTGCCGTCCACCACAAGGAGCCAGAACTCATTGAAAGCTGACGCCACTCAGATAAAGGAAATAGCTGGAGATG ACTGCTGTGTACACTGTGTCCTGGCCTGTCTGTTCTGTGAGGTGCTGTCCCTGTGCTCAGTGCTGGCCCAGTGTCTGGCGTGCGGAGAGGGCTGTGAGGTGCTGTGTTGCTGTGGGGAGGGGGCTGCCGGCGGGTTGGCCTGTGGGGAGGACGCCTGCTCTGCCCTGTTGGATTGTGGGATACTAGAGGACTGCTGCGAGTCTTCCGACTGTCTGGAGATCTGTCTGGAGTGTTGTTCTATCTGCTTCCCTGTgtag
- the zgc:113363 gene encoding uncharacterized protein zgc:113363 isoform X4 yields MELLQQGRTGETVISQDRVKGQEVAKCPLDLPEYQTTQPQPQPLPNVFTQQPLSNGTAGEHKELPGPPVRSARADGEDSDDSMTDLNTTDDASHLLPNSIPSNPYHLPRELPSGVPVSSSPKTSPKTLINGASPSPVCTPPSASLDQRGWSPPQSPQSPACDRHHGYPIKKQHLPSTTRSQNSLKADATQIKEIAGDDCCVHCVLACLFCEVLSLCSVLAQCLACGEGCEVLCCCGEGAAGGLACGEDACSALLDCGILEDCCESSDCLEICLECCSICFPV; encoded by the exons ATGGAGCTGCTGCAGcaggggaggacaggagagacagtcaTCAGTCAGGACAGGGTCAAGGGACAGGAGGTGGCCAAGTGTCCCCTGGACCTGCCAGAGTACCAGACCACACAGCCACAACCACAGCCACTACCCAATGTTTTTACCCAACAGCCACTGTCTAATGGGACAGCCGGGGAACACAAAG AGCTCCCAGGGCCCCCTGTAAGGTCTGCCAGAGCTGATGGTGAAGATAGTGATGATTCTATGACAGATCTCAACACAACTGACGACGCGTCACATCTCCTACCAAACAGTATACCATCAAACCCCTACCATCTACCGAGAG AGCTTCCCAGCGGGGTCCCTGTGTCGTCCAGTCCGAAAACTTCCCCCAAGACCCTGATCAACGGAGCCTCCCCCTCCCCCGTCTGTACCCCTCCATCTGCCTCTCTTGACCAGAGAGGATGGAGCCCACCTCAGTCCCCTCAGTCCCCAGCCTGTGACAGACACCATGGGTACCCTATTAAAAAACAACACCTGCCGTCCACCACAAGGAGCCAGAACTCATTGAAAGCTGACGCCACTCAGATAAAGGAAATAGCTGGAGATG ACTGCTGTGTACACTGTGTCCTGGCCTGTCTGTTCTGTGAGGTGCTGTCCCTGTGCTCAGTGCTGGCCCAGTGTCTGGCGTGCGGAGAGGGCTGTGAGGTGCTGTGTTGCTGTGGGGAGGGGGCTGCCGGCGGGTTGGCCTGTGGGGAGGACGCCTGCTCTGCCCTGTTGGATTGTGGGATACTAGAGGACTGCTGCGAGTCTTCCGACTGTCTGGAGATCTGTCTGGAGTGTTGTTCTATCTGCTTCCCTGTgtag
- the zgc:113363 gene encoding myoD family inhibitor domain-containing protein isoform X2: protein MELLQQGRTGETVISQDRVKGQEVAKCPLDLPEYQTTQPQPQPLPNVFTQQPLSNGTAGEHKELPGPPVRSARADGEDSDDSMTDLNTTDDASHLLPNSIPSNPYHLPRVELPSGVPVSSSPKTSPKTLINGASPSPVCTPPSASLDQRGWSPPQSPQSPACDRHHGYPIKKQHLPSTTRSQNSLKADATQIKEIAGDDCCVHCVLACLFCEVLSLCSVLAQCLACGEGCEVLCCCGEGAAGGLACGEDACSALLDCGILEDCCESSDCLEICLECCSICFPV from the exons ATGGAGCTGCTGCAGcaggggaggacaggagagacagtcaTCAGTCAGGACAGGGTCAAGGGACAGGAGGTGGCCAAGTGTCCCCTGGACCTGCCAGAGTACCAGACCACACAGCCACAACCACAGCCACTACCCAATGTTTTTACCCAACAGCCACTGTCTAATGGGACAGCCGGGGAACACAAAG AGCTCCCAGGGCCCCCTGTAAGGTCTGCCAGAGCTGATGGTGAAGATAGTGATGATTCTATGACAGATCTCAACACAACTGACGACGCGTCACATCTCCTACCAAACAGTATACCATCAAACCCCTACCATCTACCGAGAG TAGAGCTTCCCAGCGGGGTCCCTGTGTCGTCCAGTCCGAAAACTTCCCCCAAGACCCTGATCAACGGAGCCTCCCCCTCCCCCGTCTGTACCCCTCCATCTGCCTCTCTTGACCAGAGAGGATGGAGCCCACCTCAGTCCCCTCAGTCCCCAGCCTGTGACAGACACCATGGGTACCCTATTAAAAAACAACACCTGCCGTCCACCACAAGGAGCCAGAACTCATTGAAAGCTGACGCCACTCAGATAAAGGAAATAGCTGGAGATG ACTGCTGTGTACACTGTGTCCTGGCCTGTCTGTTCTGTGAGGTGCTGTCCCTGTGCTCAGTGCTGGCCCAGTGTCTGGCGTGCGGAGAGGGCTGTGAGGTGCTGTGTTGCTGTGGGGAGGGGGCTGCCGGCGGGTTGGCCTGTGGGGAGGACGCCTGCTCTGCCCTGTTGGATTGTGGGATACTAGAGGACTGCTGCGAGTCTTCCGACTGTCTGGAGATCTGTCTGGAGTGTTGTTCTATCTGCTTCCCTGTgtag